One Aspergillus oryzae RIB40 DNA, chromosome 2 genomic window carries:
- a CDS encoding MYB DNA-binding domain protein (predicted protein), which yields MSSRYPPLSGFNSRDRSPQRFGDRRPPAGPRGSDDANLPPLGREPPRGPKALIDPPRGAPFGGRGRGYPGRGDFRDRDRDLRDRDRDRDRDFRDARDGPPPFRRDLDRDWGRRDRDFDPRDSRIGFGRGRSRSPPPPRDFRDMREPIGRDPDLVRMRRGSRDSLISVSSTTADIPSSGPGHHPRGGPMRGRGRGDWDIGRGRGRIPYLDDRDSFRRRSRSRDGRWDRDRERDRIMDRDRDRDRERDRDRERDRDRDRDRERERIMDRDREIDRRDRERDRDLDRRERFERRDELDRRMERDDRDRPADVWKRDQPPNRNENRIPSISAAPPVPPALHTGPATSDRVPDHPNVEQTRKPSIAEPRRDLERSERPDTTVPRPEPPKEFHTPIKRSPPPAAPQVPAFGSVTAPIPDLSAEKRLSDAGGAPPLAPKVEKEHHEPLSRGPIQPPTGPKASRTSPQQPLEQRIRRDETLNTSSKHEPVARTSKPHSVARVSAQRQPDLSPPTAPAAMTGKEPPAPQVETPLANKSGPIVSSPELSARGPPSANRGSSPGPHTSPLMHSSSIPTGPRALQQRPSVSRGPPKSNKQWVRPGYRGPLPAPNAIVTPKRDSIDGKERALSISEEPKREQRMSIDDSTSGPEAGEIIPGKEKQESKREASPVSPERSRPLNPRAPSPSLPPTEDVGPKEKITGDKTDVLIPDFSRTSDEDEDENVVFTQEYLEERKRTFEKDMRALRAELPPPPLEDPNIVALLMRIQLLGAIANDVTPERAPNPPLPANKMEAEDREEVVIPPEVKLDKDAEDQESSAKMVLDSLPPADAVTIESLPFLNSGPPTPLSDLDIYQENAAAHQSIKEVFRGEMMKRRKEIARKNLALQHDYVDLYKEWRLRVHELDRSKEKNSLTPGPVSPPGTAIATPTTAEGRRYKGNSELDFQNALRASEISAQEELERRRGNKATAQPDLSREAVIPDMLELDEAKARVYKDTNNIIDPDKAMDVFGFIPPPNDFSPEEHEIFTDAFMAHPKKWGKIAESLPGRDFRQCIIHYYLTKEEIKYKAKLNKRWSRRGRARRSARPKSNALMADLGVVKPDYEGEEEPAPVTDTGRPRRAAAPTFGDSSADTEHTSNGRRGAKDGDQPEKPASRRGRTGAGSRGGRRGKVAQQQQQQQQQQQLQPQQSQPQPQPQPQPQQLAQPIQQEQPIQTVTMAPIAPSVGAIPKLEVPEPSMDGANEAAMVPAREPTEKPVAELPPRARSGRGRQKEGVLVFESAEQETPTTTRQSEVGYGSLQPTSYWSVPEQRDFPQLLAHFGRDFEGISNFMKTKTTVMVKNYFQRRIDSGQKDFEDIVADAEHKKARGERTGPLPAAPNIASRRRYEATPSSIIMPRPLAPHTEAAAPEPDETRVVSKSKHTAPSPQTVPLHARPPQEKERNGSRYPPLAQASTPMTSGPVFSDDFSRARAHQASLPPRAPGPRLGYFPDERREIPTTVPPHTTTRPQETSISARQTPMPAPEMARIEPLHSQGYRTSGVDVHGSPLLPTQGTLPPTQQSYIQHQPQPSLMPTGSHSRQPSLTKPPSSPAQTLQKQEQDISPIRHDHISQRPYYPLPGQHVGLSQPPPVLSPPKEALQPAPTPPEPEAPRQVPAKRSNILSILNDEPEEPQPRKRFASDQASNPAGTAASPSRPVYTGSHSYSQAAPRQEETHSAMATQKTPVYIQQAQYLPPSRGYVDYQSYTPVPGSSGASANNDWMARFDPRGQQQQQQPPPPHQQSSRSSGTLAPQPPYSPYASSQSLSGSGPSLPNLSAPSPVPTPSPAPSQRASYQTTVYAPSPAAHAQAAAVGSRDLGAQNQVFRPPIGSPTPRTNTIAYGSRQGPPTPIQAPANLLGMSRPPASAAYATPASATPAPTHMSAQQHHSGHQTYQQHVQTMVSGAHQQPPHRSALGLAGAHYGHNTPPPQAQVSRAAGLPGPPHQAMSMGRSYTPPAILQSNSAGGLSYAPGGPPQAIGAVHPLQARGPVSGTLSEAVPGPHGAPGHHRVYSQGSNAGPHPGQLTPQHPPR from the exons ATGTCTTCACGATACCCCCCATTATCTGGGTTTAATTCCCGCGACAGATCTCCACAGCGCTTCGGTGACCGTCGACCTCCTGCCGGCCCTCGAGGCTCTGATGATGCGAATCTGCCCCCGCTGGGCCGAGAGCCGCCTCGAGGTCCAAAGGCGTTAATCGATCCACCGAGGGGAGCTCCCTTTGGTGGTCGAGGTCGAGGATATCCGGGCCGTGGCGATTTTCGGGATCGGGATCGGGATCTTCGAGATAGGGACAGAGACCGCGATCGCGATTTTCGAGATGCTCGAGATGGACCTCCCCCATTCCGCCGTGATCTTGACCGCGATTGGGGTCGCCGCGACCGGGACTTTGACCCCAGGGATTCACGGATCGGCTTCGGTCGCGGTCGCTCCCGTTCCCCGCCGCCTCCTCGCGACTTTCGCGACATGAGGGAGCCTATTGGCAGAGACCCAGATCTGGTGCGGATGCGACGCGGCTCCAGAGACAGCCTCATTTCAGTATCATCGACTACAGCCGACATCCCATCCTCAGGACCCGGTCATCACCCCCGCGGCGGACCTATGCGTGGTCGTGGGCGGGGAGATTGGGATATCGGACGTGGGCGCGGCCGCATTCCTTATCTGGACGACCGTGATTCCTTTCGACGTCGAAGTCGTTCACGCGATGGCCGGTGGGACCGGGATCGAGAAAGGGATCGTATTATGGACCGAGATAGGGACCGCGACCGCGAGCGTGATCGAGACCGCGAACGAGATCGAGATCGCGATCGGGATCGTGAGAGAGAACGTATAATGGACCGCGACCGAGAGATTGATCGCCGTGATCGCGAAAGAGACCGGGATTTGGATCGTCGTGAAAGATTTGAACGTCGCGATGAACTTGATCGACGTATGGAACGCGACGATCGAGACAGACCGGCCGATGTTTGGAAGAGAGATCAGCCTCCGAATCGAAATGAAAACCGTATTCCTAGTATTTCGGCAGCACCTCCTGTCCCACCGGCTCTACACACTGGCCCTGCAACATCCGATCGAGTTCCCGACCACCCTAACGTTGAACAGACTCGCAAACCGTCCATAGCCGAGCCTAGGCGTGACCTCGAACGATCTGAACGGCCTGATACTACTGTGCCTCGCCCAGAGCCCCCCAAAGAATTTCATACTCCTATCAAGCGGTCACCGCCCCCTGCGGCTCCGCAGGTCCCGGCTTTTGGCTCTGTTACCGCACCTATCCCCGACCTGTCTGCAGAGAAGAGGCTGTCCGATGCAGGTGGCGCGCCCCCATTAGCCCCAAAGGTAGAGAAAGAGCACCATGAACCTTTATCACGCGGGCCTATACAGCCTCCTACGGGTCCTAAGGCTTCCCGAACTTCTCCCCAACAACCGCTGGAGCAACGGATTCGACGTGATGAGACTCTGAATACTTCGAGTAAACATGAACCAGTGGCACGCACGTCCAAACCCCATTCTGTGGCACGTGTTAGTGCACAGAGACAACCAGACCTTTCCCCACCCACTGCCCCTGCGGCTATGACAGGCAAAGAGCCTCCAGCACCGCAAGTTGAGACGCCTTTGGCCAACAAGTCCGGGCCTATCGTCAGCTCCCCAGAGCTTTCGGCAAGAGGCCCGCCTTCAGCCAATCGCGGATCATCACCTGGTCCACACACATCGCCTCTTATGCATTCGTCAAGCATCCCTACGGGCCCGCGTGCTCTTCAACAGCGACCATCGGTATCCCGTGGGCCACCTAAAAGCAACAAACAATGGGTTCGCCCTGGCTACAGGGGCCCTCTTCCTGCGCCTAATGCCATTGTTACTCCAAAGCGTGATTCCATAGATGGAAAGGAGCGGGCGTTATCTATCAGCGAGGAACCTAAGCGAGAACAGCGCATGTCGATCGATGACAGCACGTCGGGTCCCGAAGCTGGGGAGATCATccctggaaaggagaaacaagaaTCCAAGAGGGAGGCGTCTCCTGTATCGCCCGAACGCTCCAGGCCTTTAAATCCCCGTGCCCCTAGTCCCAGCTTACCTCCTACGGAAGATGTCGGACCTAAAGAGAAAATCACTGGAGATAAAACCGATGTTCTCATCCCAGACTTTAGTCGGACcagcgacgaagatgaagatgagaatgTTGTTTTTACGCAAGAGTATCTAGAGGAGCGAAAGCGGACTTTCGAGAAGGACATGCGAGCCTTGCGTGCGGAATTACCCCCTCCGCCACTAGAAGATCCGAATATTGTTGCACTGCTTATGCGCATTCAATTGTTGGGAGCGATTGCCAACGATGTGACTCCGGAGAGGGCTCCGAATCCACCACTGCCGGCTAATAAAATGGAAGCCGAAGATCGAGAGGAAGTAGTTATTCCTCCCGAGGTCAAACTGGATAAGGACGCCGAAGACCAGGAATCATCAGCCAAGATGGTCCTAGATTCACTCCCTCCTGCTGATGCTGTCACCATCGAAAGCCTGCCATTCCTGAATTCCGGTCCCCCCACTCCTCTTTCCGACCTTGACATTTACCAAGAAAACGCCGCAGCTCACCAGTCAATCAAGGAAGTCTTTCGTGgagagatgatgaagcgCCGGAAAGAGATTGCCAGGAAGAACCTTGCTCTACAACATGATTACGTAGACTTGTACAAGGAATGGCGACTGCGCGTGCATGAACTGGATCGTtcgaaagagaaaaattcGCTGACGCCAGGCCCCGTGTCCCCTCCAGGCACTGCAATAGCAACACCTACCACCGCTGAAGGAAGGAGATACAAGGGAAACAGTGAGCTAGATTTTCAGAATGCTCTCCGAGCTTCAGAAATTTCCGCCCAGGAGGAACTTGAACGGCGACGTGGGAATAAGGCTACTGCGCAACCAGATCTTTCTCGTGAGGCTGTGATTCCAGATATGCTCGAGCTGGACGAAGCAAAGGCACGTGTTTATAAGGACACCAACAACATAATCGATCCTGATAAGGCTATGGATGTCTTTGGATTTATCCCACCGCCTAACGACTTCTCCCCCGAAGAGCATGAGATCTTTACTGATGCGTTCATGGCTCATCCGAAGAAATGGGGTAAGATTGCCGAGTCTCTGCCTGGACGAGATTTCAGGCAATGTATCATCCATTATTATCTTACCAAAGAAGAGATCAAGTATAAGGCCAAGCTTAACAAGCGCTGGAGTCGACGTGGTCGTGCCAGAAGGTCTGCCCGACCAAAGTCTAATGCTCTCATGGCTGATTTGGGGGTTGTCAAGCCGGATTAtgaaggcgaggaggagCCTGCTCCCGTCACAGATACTGGCCGACCACGGCGTGCTGCAGCGCCCACCTTTGGTGACTCTTCTGCTGATACGGAGCATACTAGCAATGGTCGTCGGGGAGCCAAGGATGGTGATCAACCAGAGAAACCCGCTAGCCGACGAGGCCGTACCGGTGCAGGTTCTCGTGGAGGTCGACGGGGCAAAGTagctcagcaacagcagcagcagcagcaacaacaacaactacaaCCGCAGCAGTCACagccccagccccagccccagccccagccACAGCAATTGGCACAACCGATCCAACAAGAGCAGCCGATCCAGACTGTGACAATGGCGCCGATCGCACCTTCTGTTGGGGCTATCCCAAAACTGGAGGTGCCGGAACCATCCATGGATGGTGCGAACGAAGCGGCAATGGTGCCGGCCAGAGAGCCGACTGAAAAACCGGTGGCAGAGTTGCCCCCACGAGCGAGGTCCGGACGTGGTCGCCAGAAAGAAGGAGTGTTGGTGTTTGAGTCGGCGGAACAAGAGACTCCGACGACTACCAGACAGTCAGAGGTAGGGTATGGGTCACTGCAACCTACTAGCTACTGGTCTGTACCAGAGCAGCGCGACTTCCCTCAACTACTGGCACACTTTGGTCGCGATTTCGAAGGCATCTCGAACTtcatgaagacgaagacaacTGTGATG GTCAAAAATTACTTCCAGCGCCGTATAGACTCGGGCCAGAAAGACTTTGAAGACATCGTTGCAGATGCGGAGCACAAAAAAGCTAGGGGAGAACGTACGGGTCCTTTACCTGCTGCCCCCAACATTGCCTCGAGACGGCGCTACGAAGCAACACCttcatccatcatcatgccTCGTCCCCTTGCTCCACATACAGAAGCTGCAGCGCCCGAGCCAGATGAGACCCGAGTTGTGTCGAAGAGCAAGCATACGGCGCCATCTCCGCAGACAGTACCCCTCCATGCTCGGCCTCCGCAGGAAAAGGAGCGTAATGGTTCAAGGTATCCACCGCTCGCACAAGCCAGTACCCCTATGACTTCCGGGCCTGTCTTTAGCGATGACTTTTCCAGGGCTCGCGCCCATCAAGCGAGCTTGCCACCACGCGCTCCAGGCCCACGCCTTGGTTATTTCCCGGACGAAAGACGTGAGATTCCAACTACTGTGCCGCCTCATACGACCACTCGACCTCAGGAAACATCGATTTCGGCTCGCCAAACGCCCATGCCCGCACCTGAGATGGCACGTATAGAGCCTCTCCATTCTCAAGGATACCGGACATCGGGTGTTGATGTACATGGGTCACCACTTCTCCCAACACAGGGCACATTGCCACCGACGCAGCAGTCCTACATACAGCATCAGCCCCAGCCTTCGCTTATGCCCACAGGGTCCCATTCCCGCCAACCCAGTCTCACAAAGCCTCCCAGCTCACCAGCACAAACACTGCAGAAGCAGGAGCAAGATATTTCTCCTATCCGACACGACCATATCAGCCAAAGGCCATATTATCCGCTACCTGGCCAGCATGTGGGCTTGTCACAACCACCGCCAGTTTTATCACCACCCAAGGAGGCCCTGCAGCCTGCGCCAACTCCGCCTGAACCCGAGGCTCCTCGGCAAGTGCCAGCTAAGCGGTCAAATATCTTAAGCATCCTGAATGATGAGCCTGAAGAGCCTCAACCACGTAAACGGTTCGCAAGTGACCAGGCCTCGAATCCTGCAGGAACTGCGGCTTCTCCGTCGCGGCCAGTCTACACTGGGTCGCATTCGTATTCCCAAGCAGCGCCCCGTCAAGAGGAGACACATTCCGCAATGGCGACACAGAAAACTCCTGTTTATATTCAGCAGGCCCAGTACCTACCGCCATCCCGAGGTTACGTTGATTATCAGTCTTATACACCCGTCCCAGGAAGCTCAGGCGCTTCCGCTAATAACGATTGGATGGCACGTTTTGATCCTCGAGgccaacagcagcaacaacagccgcCTCCACCTCACCAGCAGAGCAGTCGCTCAAGTGGAACACTGGCACCGCAACCTCCATACTCACCTTACGCTTCGAGTCAATCATTGTCAGGATCAGGACCCTCTTTGCCAAACCTCAGTGCCCCATCACCCGTTCCGACCCCCTCACCGGCTCCTTCTCAGCGCGCTTCCTATCAAACGACTGTCTATGCACCGTCGCCCGCGGCACATGCACAGGCTGCAGCTGTTGGCTCGCGTGACCTAGGTGCACAGAACCAAGTGTTCCGCCCCCCAATTGGGTCTCCCACGCCCCGTACCAATACAATCGCCTATGGTTCCCGCCAAGGCCCTCCCACTCctattcaagctcctgcCAATCTGCTTGGGATGTCGCGCCCTCCAGCAAGCGCGGCATACGCTACACCAGCATCAGCAACACCGGCGCCGACGCATATGTCCGCCCAGCAACATCATAGCGGTCATCAGACCTACCAGCAACATGTGCAAACAATGGTTAGTGGAGCACACCAACAGCCACCACATAGATCTGCGCTCGGTCTCGCTGGTGCACATTACGGTCATAACACACCACCTCCGCAAGCTCAAGTGTCTCGGGCAGCAGGTCTACCTGGGCCACCGCATCAAGCAATGTCTATGGGTCGTTCTTATACACCCCCGGCGATTCTCCAATCAAACTCAGCAGGCGGATTGAGCTATGCTCCTGGTGGGCCTCCTCAGGCGATTGGTGCCGTCCATCCCCTCCAAGCACGAGGTCCTGTATCTGGGACCTTGAGCGAGGCTGTCCCAGGCCCTCACGGGGCGCCAGGACACCATCGGGTTTACAGTCAAGGGTCAAATGCTGGGCCACACCCGGGGCAACTTACGCCACAGCATCCTCCTCGATAG
- a CDS encoding putative MATH and UCH domain protein (predicted protein) gives MDTTETSVTVEQLPPVTPDIEPPSTTDTGATTVALDAPTNDAPESSTDQSNNTVESPLLVPENNISSQDTSVEEHEPPVRSDISAPPRPPPPEAEHAYWAEMEEDTSVPDEAEMKEIESAADGDYSAYEYPYWEKNFHPDLDDPEYRPIEKARLTWKIHGVRGTKEHPNRAKVMRSPPAYIGGYWWSIKFFPRGNNVGSLSIYIECSPTMPLPDKTLPDSEFKVLRGPADVDINDRAPDLNLKFAHTDDSAAWLENYKSQYPPAANEEKATSNTWRVSAQIGVILYNPDEPRTGWMQSSCHQFNPHNLDWGWTSFHGPWDQIHRRQRGQRQALLRNDTLAFDAYIRIIDDPTRSLWWHASDSEPTWDSLGLTGYRPLGDSVINHSAEVAGLATWLHIAPFCKIIQNANIVEHHGNCDVKPKPLCDALQRFLWQLRSRKNSLQYVDTDIITSTLRNLHEYSGDVCEFWERLRRTLELELAGTSAVKDLAALFDSPTPDLLLQETQGSDVVNTIPKDYNSRICVPADQVKTMREALSNYLDSKPGRWALPPILHVELSRQKLDKAARQWRLIYNRVDLDEELDLSPWLLNGQRGKYVLYGYIVHRGRRTSGKFFSILRPGGPGTKWLAFDDGSDNRVECLTRKTALGPHLGLDASQKVDHKTGHDVAIAVMYIRSDLAPQYLPGPQGPWDAPPAMKEYYERGIHPYAESSDGKVAGDIQVEVYSAPQYDKLDSLFDTYDLMSQAKAANKVMYLTVPRSTNLIELRKKIALWASAGAQDQTGPEHIRLWQIGHTRDRFGPTLAFSRVSDLRTTLNLPLKTARFWIQVVSDVDAKYFAMADPREVDVAQNKPEEAVFEREDSDSSDDQQSVAEVEAGRAGPSGTASRVDDTAQVVTTETSSEHFDNNVTENSGEGAAASLETSHPENDIPNGAENDAVIAAIIAEDIQQMETEQSTDIPQINEVMNMPRAIEVSTESLTTDDVSAPSMEPEPALPVDHVYYFIQIFDVDAQALRTVGSFFSQKEETIKAAIRKHLQWPVTKDFQVWQRVDGTTVTTMSSAETFEVFVPDGTCFIVGDKLNKDKRLKLNQQGLLANPDQLVRYLWAKSRNHPTKAFTGFKTIEASFTNEFYSGDLNKGYYHGKGKHVSDSAATYDGDFVLGKRHGKGFLEYPIGDTYDGDWFENQCHGQGTFVEKKTGNKYVGGYKDGKRHGKGISYWEVADEEMDLCQICYCEEQDALFYDCGHVCACVTCARQVEICPICRKNIISVVKIYRT, from the exons ATGGACACCACCGAGACATCGGTGACAGTCGAGCAACTTCCTCCTGTCACACCAGATATTGaaccaccttcaacaacagaCACAGGTGCAACGACAGTCGCTCTGGACGCGCCGACCAACGACGCTCCAGAGTCTTCAACAGACCAATCGAACAACACTGTAGAATCACCTCTGCTAGTACCAGAAAACAATATCTCATCTCAAGATACTAGTGTTGAGGAGCATGAGCCTCCCGTCCGATCTGATATCTCTGCCCCTCCACGACCCCCACCTCCAGAGGCCGAACATGCTTACTGggcggagatggaggaggataCCTCGGTCCCGGACGAGGCTGAGATGAAGGAAATCGAGTCTGCTGCTGATGGGGACTACAGTGCCTACGAAT ATCCTTACTGGGAGAAGAACTTCCACCCGGACCTGGACGATCCCGAGTATCGTCCCATTGAAAAGGCTCGCCTTACTTGGAAAATTCATGGGGTTAGAGGCACGAAAGAGCATCCCAATCGTGCCAAGGTCATGCGCTCTCCACCAGCCTACATTGGCGGCTACTGGTGGTCCATTAAGTTTTTTCCCCGCGGGAATAATGTTGGTTCCCTGAGTATCTATATTGAATGCTCCCCCACTATGCCCCTTCCTGACAAGACTTTACCCGATTCCGAGTTTAAAGTGCTCCGGGGTCCAGCTGATGTAGATATTAATGACCGTGCTCCCGACCTGAACCTCAAGTTTGCCCACACAGATGACTCCGCAGCTTGGCTGGAGAACTACAAGTCACAGTATCCACCGGCTGCcaacgaagaaaaagcgacGTCCAATACTTGGAGAGTTTCGGCACAGATCGGTGTCATCTTATACAACCCAGATGAACCAAGGACTGGATGGATGCAGTCATCTTGCCATCAATTCAATCCACACAATCTTGACTGGGGCTGGACTAGTTTCCATGGTCCGTGGGACCAGATCCACCGCCGGCAGCGGGGCCAGCGTCAGGCACTACTCCGCAATGATACCTTAGCGTTTGATGCCTATATCCGTATCATTGACGATCCTACACGCTCATTATGGTGGCATGCTAGTGATTCGGAACCTACCTGGGATAGTCTAGGGCTCACTGGCTACCGCCCGCTTGGAGATTCCGTCATCAACCACAGTGCCGAGGTCGCGGGATTAGCCACATGGTTACACATTGCACCTTTCTGCAAGATCATTCAAAATGCCAATATCGTGGAACATCACGGCAACTGTGACGTCAAACCTAAGCCGCTCTGTGATGCATTGCAGAGGTTCCTCTGGCAGCTACGTTCCCGTAAAAATTCTCTCCAGTATGTGGACACCGACATTATTACATCTACGCTGCGCAATCTGCACGAGTACTCCGGAGATGTATGTGAGTTCTGGGAACGCTTGCGACGTACCCTGGAGTTGGAACTTGCAGGTACGAGTGCAGTGAAAGACTTAGCAGCGCTGTTCGACAGCCCAACTCCTGATCTGCTTCTACAGGAGACTCAAGGATCGGATGTGGTCAACACTATCCCAAAGGATTACAATTCCCGTATCTGCGTGCCTGCCGACCAGGTAAAGACAATGCGTGAAGCCCTCAGCAATTATTTGGATTCCAAACCAGGCCGTTGGGCATTGCCGCCTATACTCCATGTGGAGCTAAGTCGCCAGAAGCTCGATAAAGCAGCTCGGCAATGGCGGTTAATCTATAACCGGGTGGACCTGGACGAAGAACTGGACCTTTCGCCATGGCTACTAAATGGTCAACGCGGGAAGTATGTCCTGTACGGTTACATCGTCCACCGAGGTCGACGCACTTCGGGTAAATTCTTCAGCATTCTTCGCCCCGGTGGTCCTGGAACGAAGTGGCTGGCGTTTGATGACGGAAGCGACAACCGTGTCGAGTGTTTAACCCGTAAGACAGCCTTGGGCCCTCATCTAGGTCTAGATGCAAGTCAGAAGGTCGACCACAAAACTGGCCACGATGTTGCCATTGCTGTGATGTATATCCGCAGTGACCTCGCGCCACAGTATCTACCGGGTCCTCAAGGGCCATGGGATGCGCCTCCAGCTATGAAAGAATATTACGAACGTGGCATTCATCCCTACGCGGAATCATCTGACGGGAAGGTGGCAGGGGATATTCAGGTCGAAGTTTACTCTGCTCCACAGTATGATAAGCTGGACAGCTTGTTCGACACTTATGACCTGATGTCGCAGGCGAAGGCAGCCAACAAGGTCATGTATCTGACAGTGCCTCGGTCAACGAACCTCATTGAGCTGCGCAAGAAAATTGCTTTATGGGCTTCTGCAGGTGCCCAAGATCAGACAGGTCCAGAGCATATTCGCCTCTGGCAGATTGGACATACTCGCGACCGGTTCGGTCCTACACTCGCGTTTTCTCGTGTATCGGACCTGAGAACCACACTGAATTTGCCCCTGAAGACAGCTCGTTTCTGGATACAGGTTGTTTCAGATG TGGACGCAAAGTATTTCGCCATGGCGGATCCGCGGGAAGTGGACGTCGCACAGAACAAGCCTGAAGAGGCTGTTTTCGAACGTGAAGACTCCGATTCCTctgatgatcagcaatctGTTGCTGAAGTCGAAGCTGGACGGGCGGGTCCATCTGGCACCGCGTCTCGCGTGGATGACACTGCGCAAGTTGTGACTACAGAAACCTCCTCCGAACACTTTGATAATAATGTTACCGAGAACTCGGGCGAGGGTGCTGCAGCATCACTGGAGACGAGTCACCCTGAAAATGACATCCCTAATGGGGCTGAAAATGATGCTGTCATTGCTGCAATTATTGCCGAGGATATCCAACAGATGGAAACGGAGCAATCAACTGACATTCCTCAAATCAACGAGGTCATGAACATGCCTCGAGCTATTGAAGTCAGCACTGAGTCTCTTACAACTGATGATGTTTCTGCTCCTTCAATGGAGCCAGAACCCGCGTTACCGGTGGACCATGTGTATTATTTCATCCAAATCTTCGATGTGGATGCACAGGCCTTGCGGACCGTCGGGTCATTTTTCTCTCAGAAGGAGGAGACTATCAAGGCTGCAATACGGAAGCACTTGCAATGGCCCGTGACCAAGGATTTCCAGGTCTGGCAGCGTGTCGATGGCACTACGGTGACAACTATGTCCTCTGCCGAGACCTTTGAGGTGTTCGTGCCCGATGGCACTTGCTTCATTGTCGGAGacaagctgaacaaggacAA ACGTTTAAAACTCAACCAGCAAGGTTTACTTGCCAACCCTGATCAGCTGGTGCGGTATCTGTGGGCTAAATCCCGCAACCACCCCACCAAGGCATTCACCGGGTTCAAGACCATCGAAGCGTCATTCACCAATGAATTTTATAGCGGTGATTTAAACAAGGGTTACTACCATGGTAAAGGAAAGCACGTCTCTGATTCAGCCGCTACCTACGATGGAGATTTCGTCCTCGGAAAGCGTCATGGTAAGGGATTCTTGGAGTATCCTATTGGCGACACCTATGACGGAGATTGGTTCGAAAATCAGTGCCATGGCCAGGGCACCTTCgtcgagaagaagacaggCAACAAGTATGTGGGCGGTTACAAAGATGGTAAACGTCATGGGAAAGGTATCAGCTACTGGGAAGTAGCCgatgaagaaatggatcTCTGTCAGATCTGTTACTGCGAAGAGCAAGATGCCTTGTTCTATGACTGTGGCCACGTCTGTGCCTGTGTCACCTGCGCACGCCAGGTGGAAATCTGTCCAATCTGTCGGAAGAACATTATCAGCGTCGTCAAGATCTACAGGACGTAG
- a CDS encoding deoxyhypusine synthase (deoxyhypusine synthase), with translation MSSQPAEAAPPTSATNAVLVASEPVPEGTHQVQGVDFERFQGRDITVAEMVDNMRYMGFQGTAVAEATRIMNDMRAYRHPESGEKTTIFLGYTSNLISSGLRDTIRYLVRHRHVSAIVTTAGGVEEDLIKCLAPTYMGSFTAPGAGLRAKGLNRIGNLLVPNSNYCAFEDWLIPILDKMLEEQEAAKKKAQQTGDEEDELHWTPSRIIERLGREINHEDSVLYWAARNNIPIFCPALTDGSLGDMLYFHTFRSSPQRLRVDIVDDVRRINTMAVRAARAGIIILGGGVVKHHIANACLMRNGAEHAVYVNTAQEFDGSDAGARPDEAVSWGKIKADAKAVKVYAEATVVFPMMVAASFARADQSSANAADQAQN, from the exons ATGTCCTCTCAACCAGCGGAGGCTGCCCCTCCTACCTCTGCTACTAATGCCGTCCTAGTTGCTTCGGAGCCCGTTCCTGAGGGCACTCATCAGGTTCAGGGTGTGGACTTTGAGCGTTTTCAAGGTCGCGACATTACTGTCGCTGAGATGGTGGATAATATGAGATATATGGGTTTCCAAGGTACTGCAGTCGCCGAGGCTACACGCATTATGAATGATATG CGAGCCTACCGCCATCCAGAATCGGGAGAGAAAACGACCATCTTTCTTGGATACACTTCCAATCTAATCTCATCGGGCCTCCGGGACACCATTCGCTACCTCGTTCGCCATCGTCACGTTTCTGCAATTGTCACCACGGCCGGCGGAGTGGAGGAAGATTTGATCAAGTGTTTGGCCCCTACGTACATGGGTTCCTTTACGGCTCCTGGGGCTGGGCTTCGTGCGAAAGGACTAAACCGCATTGGCAATCTACTTGTTCCGAATAGCAATTACTGTGCCTTTGAAGATTGGTTAATCCCCATTCTGGATAAAATGTTGGAGGAGCAAGAGGCCGCCAAAAAGAAGGCTCAACAGaccggtgatgaggaggatgagcttCACTGGACGCCCAGCCGTATTATCGAGCGGTTGGGCCGCGAGATCAACCATGAGGATTCCGTGCTTTACTGGGCCGCGCGCAACAACATACCCATCTTTTGCCCGGCGCTCACCGATGGCTCCCTAGGAGACATGCTGTATTTCCACACTTTCCGATCCTCTCCACAACGCCTGCGGGTGGATATCGTGGATGATGTGCGTCGCATTAACACGATGGCCGTCCGGGCCGCCCGGGCAGGAATAATCATCCTCGGCGGCGGTGTGGTCAAGCACCATATTGCCAACGCGTGTCTCATGCGGAATGGGGCGGAGCATGCGGTGTATGTAAATACGGCCCAGGAGTTCGACGGAAGCGATGCTGGAGCTCGTCCCGACGAGGCTGTCAGCTGGGGAAAGATCAAGGCGGACGCCAAGGCAGTCAAGGTGTATGCGGAGGCCACCGTAGTTTTCCCAATGATGGTTGCAGCCTCATTTGCTCGGGCCGACCAGTCTTCTGCAAATGCAGCTGACCAGGCCCAGAACTAA